A DNA window from Limanda limanda chromosome 6, fLimLim1.1, whole genome shotgun sequence contains the following coding sequences:
- the LOC133003240 gene encoding Golgi integral membrane protein 4-like has product MGNGVCSRRQRRIFQCLLLLTVVCGMLYGGMMSYEVHKQLRRTEATALKYQQHQESLSAQLQVVYEHRSRLEKSLQKERLDHKKAKEDYLVFKLDAQQSLNKEKQDSGSRLNSIQVQHQMLKNQHDNLKKLYYDLQEQHHTQGEDHGRLLDEHKDRYEKLQQIKDVEVSQLKDNNFNLREENKQLRKAHHEIHVQLQDVQVQHQDLKAVHNQLSLTLEDHKSALAAAQVQVDEFKQLKEVLNRAPVPRQPEQNPAPQELQADAPKSHIYQEQQAVTQERETAPENHQAYHETLGQQVAAVHSQSETKLSPTVPQITLSERVEDDGEGEAERKRELAEEEMAQAGQPQKLEEDPDRPQDEQQQEEEEGEDPEQEQPDENELDQLRHQPQPDPHAEVHQDDQLQHEAHAQVEHVKSAYEQQKEQQRLEAQRAAESRQIHVRQEALRLQRKKVMMEREQRLKEEQDREHQQHKEADMREQQLREEHQRKKTEYENMDNDIVEGEEDGHTDDEDEEDPHKLNEGEEKEGEDQRVPSQQGDVDGELDPNDDPNNQGEDEFEEAGDDQPEHRVTEEEEEVVDEEEEPAAPAQHKDAHPGPRQPAVEEELVMAGNPDQQEDTLDDQYQEEVEDEAPEDIAGGQKREEEGEDEGEDPYNEETVDQEEVKHQEGPRNEGNHRKDRENNEEENYEEEEEEVDDETAGRGKGTNRRAEM; this is encoded by the exons TGGTGTATGAGCATCGCTCCCGGTTGGAGAAGTCTCTCCAGAAGGAGAGGTTAGACCATAAAAAGGCCAAAGAAG ATTATCTGGTTTTTAAACTTGATGCACAACAGTCACTGAACAAGGAGAAG CAAGACTCCGGCAGCAGATTAAATTCTATACAAGTGCAACATCAGATGTTAAAG AACCAACATGACAACCTGAAGAAGCTGTACTACGACCTGCaggagcagcaccacacacaaGGCGAGGACCACGGCCGACTGCTGGACGAACACAAGGATCGCTACGAGAAGCTGCAGCAAATCAAAGACGTGGAAGTCTCCCAACTCAAAG ATAATAACTTTAACCTgagagaggagaacaaacagcTGAGGAAAGCCCACCATGAAATTCATGTACAGCTACAGGACGTTCAG gttcaGCATCAGGACTTGAAGGCAGTGCACAACCAGCTGTCACTGACACTAGAAGACCACAAGAGTGCGCTGGCTGCAGCTCAG GTGCAGGTGGATGAGTTCAAGCAGCTAAAGGAAGTCCTCAACAGGGCTCCCGTCCCGAGGCAACCTGAGCAAAACCCCGCCCCCCAGGAACTACAAGCAGATGCACCCAAATCCCACATCTATCAAGAGCAGCAGGCTGTGACACAAGAAAGGGAGACAGCCCCTGAAAATCATCAGGCATACCATGAAACG TTGGGTCAGCAAGTGGCGGCGGTGCACTCCCAGTCCGAAACCAAGCTCAGCCCCACTGTACCTCAAATCACCTTGTCAGAGAGAGTGGAGgatgatggagagggagaggcagagaggaagagggaactggcggaggaggagatggcTCAAGCAGGACAGCctcagaagctggaggaggacccGGACCGTCCAcaggatgagcagcagcaggaggaagaggagggagaggatcCGGAACAGGAACAGCCAGATGAGAACGAATTGGACCAACTGAGACATCAGCCACAACCG GATCCCCATGCAGAGGTGCACCAGGACGACCAGCTGCAGCACGAGGCGCACGCCCAGGTGGAGCACGTGAAGTCGGCGTATGAAcagcagaaggagcagcagcgccTAGAGGCTCAGAGGGCAGCGGAGAGCAGGCAGATCCATGTGCGACAGGAGGCCCTGCgactgcagaggaagaaggtgatgatggagagggagcagaggctgaaggaggagcaggatagggagcatcagcagcacaaagagGCCGACATGAGggagcagcagctgagagaggagCACCAAAG GAAGAAGACAGAGTATGAGAACATGGACAATGACATtgtggaaggagaagaagatggtCACACTGATGATGAAGACG agGAAGATCCTCATAAGCTAAATGAgggggaggaaaaagaaggagaagatcaAAGAGTGCCATCACAACAG GGTGACGTAGATGGTGAGCTGGACCCCAATGACGACCCCAACAACCAGGGCGAGGATGAGTTTGAAGAGGCCGGGGATGATCAGCCTGAGCACAgggtgacagaggaggaagaggaggtggtagacgaggaagaggagccggCAGCACCAGCGCAGCACAAAGACGCACACCCCGGCCCTCGACAGCCggctgtggaggaggaactGGTG aTGGCTGGAAACCCAGATCAACAGGAAGACACGCTGGACGACCAGTACCAGGAGGAAGTAGAGGATGAG GCCCCGGAGGACATCGCCGGTGggcagaagagagaagaggagggggaggatgaaggagaggatCCCTATAACGAGGAGACCGTAGATCAA GAGGAAGTGAAACACCAGGAGGGTCCGAGAAACGAGGGGAATcacagaaaagacagagagaacaaCGAGGAAGAGAATtacgaagaggaagaggaggaggtcgaCGATGAAACGGCCGGTCGAGGCAAGGGAACCAATCGGAGGGCGGAGATGTAG